The Vannielia litorea genomic interval CGCGCGTGGCGGAACGGGGTGGGTGGGCGGGCGTTCCGCCACGCGCGGCGCCTACCTCAGCTTCTGCAACACCGCCAGCGAGGCATAGCCATCCGGCACCACCCCGATGCTCTTCTGAAACGCCCGCACCGCGGCCAGCGTCAACGGGCCGATCTTGCCATCCACCCCACCGGGGTCGAAGCCCGCCGCCTCCAGCCGGGTCTGCAACTCCTCGCGCTCCGCCAGCGTCAGCGCCCGGTCCTCGCGCGGCCAGCCGGACTGAATCCGCTTGCCCCCCGCGATCAGGTCGCCCAAGTGCCCCACGGCGATCACGTAGGCATCCGCCGTGTTGTAGCGCTCCAGCACCATGAAATTGCCGAAGGTCATGAAGGCCGCACCCTTCGCCCCGCCCGGCAGCCGGATCGAGGCTGGCCCGTGGTCCGGCACCGGGCGTCCTTCCACGTCCCGCACCCCCATCGCGTTCCACTCCGCCGCCGTGCGCACCTCATGCTCGCCCGCGATCTCGTAGTCGAACCCCTCGGGCAGCACCACTTCCAGCCCCCAGGGCATCCCCTCCACCCAGCCTGCATCGGCCAGATAGGCGGCGGCAGAGGCCAGCGCATCCTGCGGGTCGTCGCCCCAGATGTCGCGCTTGCCGTCTCCGGTAAAATCCACCGCATGGCCAAGGTAGCTCGTCGGCATGAACTGGGTGTGCCCCATCGCCCCCGCCCAACTCCCCTTCATGTTGCGCGGCGCCACATCCCCGGCCTGCAAGATCTCGAAGGCCGCCATCAGCTGCTGCTCGAAGAACGCCCCCCGGCGGCTGTCATGCGCCAGCGTCGCCAGCGCCTCGACGATATCGGTATCGCCCTTGTAGGTGCCATAGGCGCTCTCCAGCCCCCAGATCGCGGTGACGATCTCCTTCGGCACGCCATATTCCGCCTCGATCGCCTCCAGCGCCGCCCGCTCCCGCTTCAGCGCCGCCTGCCCGTTGGTCACCCGCAGGTCCGAGGCCGCGGTGTCCAGATAGTCCCAGATCGTCTTGGTAAACTCGTTCTGGTTCCGGTCGCGAGTGATGATCTTGGGGTCATACTCAACCCCGTCAAACGCCCGCTCCAGAAGCTCCGGCGCAATCCCCTTCGCCGCCGCCCGCGCCTTGAACCCCTCGACCCAAGCGCCAAACCCCTCGCCCGAAACCTCGGCCACCGGAAGCCCTCCCCCCGCAGGCCGCGCCAGCGGGCGCACAGCCGTTTCCACCACCACCGGGCCCGCAAGGGCCGCGCCGCCAACAAGCGCCAAAACCGCGCCCGCAAATACTCTCTTCATGATACCGCCTGCCTGCCCGTCTGCTGTTGCCAGATCGTTGGCCCCAGCATAACGGATTCGGCCTCCGGGCCAAAGCGCGGCGTCGCGCGGGTTAGCCGCGTCGGCGGCGCGCCACCTTGCGGCCCTTCTGGGCCTTGGCCTTCGCCTTGCCCTCCTTGCGCCGCACCGGCCGCCCGCGCTTGGCCGAGGCCCCCGGCTTCACCGCCGCGCCCTCGATCTCCAGCAGGTCCAAAAGCAGCCCACCCGTCACCGGCACCGCCTCGGCCAGCCGCACCAGCACCCGCTGACCAATCCCGATGACCCGGCCCGTATCGGCCCCCATCAGCTCCTGCGCCTCGCGGTCGAAGTGAAAGTACTCCTGCCCGAGGCTGCGGATCGGAATCAGCCCGTCCGCCCCGGTCTCATCGAGCCGCACAAAGGCGCCAAACCGCGCGATCCCGCTGATCCGCCCGCCAAACTCGTTGCCAACGCGCTCCGAGAGGTAGCTGGCAAGGTAACGGTCGGTGGTGTCGCGCTCGGCGGTCATCGAGCGCCGCTCGGTCTCGGAGATATGCACCGCCGTCGCCTCAAGCGCCTCGATATCCGCCTCCGTCAGCCCGTCGTCGCCCCAGCCATGGGCCGTGACGAGGGCCCGGTGCACCACGAGGTCCGAGTAGCGCCGAATGGGAGAGGTGAAATGCGCGTAGGTGCCCAGCGCGAGGCCGAAGTGGCCAATGTGCTGCGGGCTGTAATAGGCCTGCGTCATCGAGCGCAGCGTGCTGAGGTTGATCAGCTCGGCATGGTCCGTGCCCGCCGCCTGCGCAAGCAACTGGTTCAGATGCGCCGTCTTCAGCACCTGCCCCTTGGCAAGGCTCAGCCCGCTCGCCTGCGCCGTCTCGCGCAGCGCATCCAGCTTCTCCACGCTCGGCTCCTCATGCACCCTGAAGAGCAGCGGCTGGCGCCGTTTCACCAGCTCCTTGCCAGCACAAACGTTCGCCAGCACCATGAATTCCTCGATCAGCCGGTGGGCATCCAGCCGGTCCTTGAACTGCACCGATTTCACCGTGCCGTCCTCGCCCAGCACAATCTGCCGCTCCGGCAGGTCCAGATCGAGCGGCTGGCGGCGGTTTCTCGCATCCACCAGCGCGTGATAGGCCGCGTAAAGCGGCTTGATCACGTCTTCCATCAGCGGCGCGACCTTCTCGTTCGCCTCGCCATCCATCGCCGCCTGCACTTCCTCGTAATTCAGCGAGGCGGGAGATTTCATCAGCCCGCGATGGAACGACCAGTCAACAAGCTCGCCATGGGCATCGACCCGCATCTTCACCGCGATACAGGCCCGCGGCACCCCCTCGTGCAGCGAACACAGATCGCCCGAGAGCCGGTCAGGCAGCATCGGCACCACCCGGTCTGGGAAATAGGTCGAGTTGCCGCGCTCCTTCGCTTCCCGGTCCAGTGCCGAGCCGGGGGTCACGTAATGCGCCACATCGGCAATGGCGACCCAGATGACGTGGCCGCCATCGTTCTTCGGGTCGTCGTCGGCATGGGCATAGCAGGCATCGTCATGGTCCCGCGCGTCCCACGGGTCGATGGTGATCAGCGGCAGCTCGCGCAGGTCTTCCCGGCCCTTGAGGCCCGCAGGCTTCATCCGGTCAGCTTCTGCGATGGTTTCATCGTCGAAACTGTCGGGAATCCCGTGCTGGTGGATCGCGATGAGCGACACCGCCTTCGGCTTGGACGGGTCGCCCAGCCGCTCCACCACCCGCGCCTTCGGCAGCCCCATGCGCCCCTTCGGCCCGGCCTGTTCGGCCTCCACCAGCTCACCGTCCTTGGCGCCCGCCGTGGCATCCTTCGCCACGGTCCACTCCCGGTCCGCGCCCTTGTCGATCGGCAGAATCCGCCCGCCCTCGGCGCTCTTGCGATAGATGCCCAGAATGCGCTTGGGGTTGGTGCCGATCTTGCGAATGAGCCGCCCCTCGTAATGGTGCTCTTCGCCCTTCACCTCCCGCAGCTTGGCCAGGATACGGTCGCCCGCGCCCAGCGCCCCATCGGCGCTGCGCAGGATCATCAACACCTTGGGCTCCGGCCCCTCGCCATGCCATTCCATCGGCTTGGCCATCAGGTCGCCATCGGCATCCGGGCCGACGACGGTGAGCACACCCACCGGCGGCAGCTTCTCGGGGTCGCGGTAGGAGCGTTTGCGCTTGGCAAGATGCCCCTCGTCCTCCAGCTCGCGGAGCATCCGCTTGAGGTCGATCCGCGCCGCGCCCTTGATGTGGAACGCCTTGGCGATATCGCGCTTGGAGGCCGCCTCGGGATGGGCGGCGATCCAGTCCAGAATGTCTTTTTTCGTTGGTAGCTCGGCCATGTGAAAGAGGTAGCAGGGCGCGGGCGAAGGCAACAGCGAAATTACAGCGTCCGTTCCATCATGACGTGAGGAATGCCGACGGAGTCGAACTCCTCGCCGCAGGGGGCAAAGCCAAGCCGCGCATAGAACGGCAGCGCCGAGGTCTGCGCCCCCAGCTGGACCCGCTCAATCCCGCCAATCGCGTGCAGCTCGTCCAGCGCCGCCTGCATCAGCGCCAGTCCCAGCCCGGTGCCGCGCAGCTCTTTCAGCACGCAGACCCGCCCGATCTTGCCGGTCGCGCCTTCGCGCATCACCCGGGCCGTGCCCACCGGGCGGCCATCCCGCGTGGCCAGCAGGTGCCGCGCCCCGGCGTCGAACGCGTCGTTCTCCAGTTCCGCCGGCACGCCCTGTTCCTTCACGAACACCGCGATCCGCACCGCCATGCAGGCGGCAAAATCCTCGGTCGTCGCGATCTTGATATTTGCGAGGTCCACGCTCACAGCGGGCAGGTCATTCGCCGGTGCGGCACCCCGCCGTCATCAAACTCCGGCCCCTCCGCGGTGAACCCGAGCGTCTCGTAGAATCCCATCGCCCGCACCTGCGCATCCAGCACCGCCGCCTTGGTCCCGCGCTCGCGCAGCAGCTCCATCCCCGCCCGCACGATCTTGGCCCCAAGCCCGGTACCCCGCGCCCGCGTCACCACGCAAATCCGCCCGATCCGCCCTTCCTCCACAAACACCCGCGCAGTGCCAACCGGCTCCCCCCGCTCGGCGGCCAGCAGATGGATGGCCCTCCCATCCTTGCCATCGAACTCCTCTGCCTCGGAAAACCCTTGCTCCCGCATGAACACCTCCCGGCGGAGGGCAAAGCAGGCGTCGAGATCGCGGGTGGGGGTGATGGTGAGGGTCATTCGGCTCTGGGCAATCTGTTGGAAAGGCGTGTGAGAACATCCATTTTCTCATGCAGGACAGCGACGACGAAGGTACTCTCGGCAGGTTCCTTCATCCAGTAGATCAAGTGCCGACCTGCACGAGACACGCGCAGCCCGGGAGCGATCTCGTCGAGGGTGCGAAAAGGCCCATCCGAGAGGCGAGCGAAGCGCCTTTCGAGGTCTGCGTGGTAAGCCTGCGCCTGGGCTTCGCTCCACTTGCTTTCAGTGTACTGCCATATCTCGACAACATCGGCCTCGGCCGCAAGCGACAGAACATAGGCCGTCATCAGCCGGCCCTGCGGGCCTTGGCCTTCGCCGCGATCTCATCCATCGTCAGGGTTGACACTTCGCCCCGCCGCGCCGCCTCGATCCTTGGCAGAAGGATCGCCCGCAGCTCTTCCAGCGCGGCCTTCTCGTCGTCGGTCCAGTCGTCGGTGTCGTCCTTCAGCGCACGGCTCATCACGAAATCCTTGATCGTCTGGCCCTTCAGCGCGGCGATGGCCTTCAGCTTGCGGTGCTCTTCGGCGGTGATGTCTATCGAGAGTCTTGGCATGGCCTCAATCTAGCGCCGCCCGCCCCACAAAACAACATTTGTGGGTCCGCCTCTGGCAAAACATTTGTGGGCTCACCCCTCGGCGAAGTAATCCGCCAGCATCCGCCCGTAAACCGCTTTCAACTCGCCGATCTGCTCCACCCGCACCCGCTCGTCCACCTGATGCATCCGGTGACCCACGAGCCCGAATTCCACCACCGGGCAGTGGCTCTTCACGAACCGCGCGTCGCTCGTCCCGCCCGTGGTGGACGGCTCTGGCACCCGGCCCGTCACTGCCTCCACCGCGCCGCTCACCAGCTCCGAGAGCGCACCCGGCGGGGTCAGAAACGCCTCGCCGCTCACCTTCACCGTCAGCCCCACGCCCACACCAAACTCCTCGGCCACCTTGTCGCCCTCGGCCTTCAGCCACTCGGTCAGGCTCTCGCCCGTGTGCTCGTCGTTGAACCGGATGTTCGCCGTCGCCCGCGCCTCCGCCGGGATCACGTTGGTCGCCGTGTTGCCCACGTCGATGGTGGTGAGCGCCAGCGTCGAGGCGTCAAAATGCTCGGTCCCCACATCAAGCGTGCGCGAGGCGAGCCGGTCGCAGAGCCGCGCCATCGCCGCCACCGGGTTGATCGCCCGATGCGGATAGGCCGAGTGCCCCTGCTTGCCGCGCAGCACGTAATGCGCGTTCATCGAGCCGCGGCGCCCGATCTTCATCATGTCGCCCATCTCCTCCAGCGAGGTCGGCTCACCGACGATACACACATCCATGCGCTCGCCGTTCTCCGCCATCCAGTCCAGCAGCGCCGTCGTGCCATCCAAGGCGTCAGCCTCCTCGTCGCCAGTGATCGCCAGCACGACCGAGCCATCGGGCGGGGTCTGCTGCACAAAGTCGATCGCCGCCGCCACAAATGCCGCAACCCCGCTCTTCATGTCGGTCGCGCCCCGGCCATAGAGCCAGCCGTCCTCCTCCTCGGCCCCGAAGGGCGGGTGGGTCCAGGCCGCCGCGTCACCCACCGGCACCACGTCGGTATGGCCGTTGAAGCCAAAGGCCTTGCCGTTCCCGGCCCGGCCCCAGCGGGCGAAGAGGTTGCAAATCCCGCCCCGGTCCACCCGCGTGCAGGCGAACCCCGCGGCCGTCAGCCGCTCCTCCAAGAGCACCAACGCCCCGCCCTCCTCGGGCGTGACAGAGGGGCACTTCACCAAGGCGCGGGTCAGCTCTACGGGGTCGGTCATGGGCAGGTCTCCTTTGCTCCCCAGATACCCCCTCCCCTCACCGCGCACCACCCACCGCCTGTTGCACCGCCCCCACAGCCCCAAGACCCCCGCGCCAAATGTGCTGACAACCCGCCGAAATGATGGCAATTTTCGTCAAAACAAACACATCGACCCGAGGCAGGGCGAAGAGCAGCGGCAGGTCAGACGAGAAAAATCTCTCGGCCCACCACCCCCCGACGGACCGGCTTCGCGCCGTGCCGTTCTCCCATGCCGAGGGTCCATTGAGGACAGACGAGCATGGTTGCGG includes:
- a CDS encoding GNAT family N-acetyltransferase, which encodes MDLANIKIATTEDFAACMAVRIAVFVKEQGVPAELENDAFDAGARHLLATRDGRPVGTARVMREGATGKIGRVCVLKELRGTGLGLALMQAALDELHAIGGIERVQLGAQTSALPFYARLGFAPCGEEFDSVGIPHVMMERTL
- a CDS encoding GNAT family N-acetyltransferase, producing the protein MTLTITPTRDLDACFALRREVFMREQGFSEAEEFDGKDGRAIHLLAAERGEPVGTARVFVEEGRIGRICVVTRARGTGLGAKIVRAGMELLRERGTKAAVLDAQVRAMGFYETLGFTAEGPEFDDGGVPHRRMTCPL
- the rnr gene encoding ribonuclease R yields the protein MAELPTKKDILDWIAAHPEAASKRDIAKAFHIKGAARIDLKRMLRELEDEGHLAKRKRSYRDPEKLPPVGVLTVVGPDADGDLMAKPMEWHGEGPEPKVLMILRSADGALGAGDRILAKLREVKGEEHHYEGRLIRKIGTNPKRILGIYRKSAEGGRILPIDKGADREWTVAKDATAGAKDGELVEAEQAGPKGRMGLPKARVVERLGDPSKPKAVSLIAIHQHGIPDSFDDETIAEADRMKPAGLKGREDLRELPLITIDPWDARDHDDACYAHADDDPKNDGGHVIWVAIADVAHYVTPGSALDREAKERGNSTYFPDRVVPMLPDRLSGDLCSLHEGVPRACIAVKMRVDAHGELVDWSFHRGLMKSPASLNYEEVQAAMDGEANEKVAPLMEDVIKPLYAAYHALVDARNRRQPLDLDLPERQIVLGEDGTVKSVQFKDRLDAHRLIEEFMVLANVCAGKELVKRRQPLLFRVHEEPSVEKLDALRETAQASGLSLAKGQVLKTAHLNQLLAQAAGTDHAELINLSTLRSMTQAYYSPQHIGHFGLALGTYAHFTSPIRRYSDLVVHRALVTAHGWGDDGLTEADIEALEATAVHISETERRSMTAERDTTDRYLASYLSERVGNEFGGRISGIARFGAFVRLDETGADGLIPIRSLGQEYFHFDREAQELMGADTGRVIGIGQRVLVRLAEAVPVTGGLLLDLLEIEGAAVKPGASAKRGRPVRRKEGKAKAKAQKGRKVARRRRG
- a CDS encoding type II toxin-antitoxin system RelE/ParE family toxin; the encoded protein is MTAYVLSLAAEADVVEIWQYTESKWSEAQAQAYHADLERRFARLSDGPFRTLDEIAPGLRVSRAGRHLIYWMKEPAESTFVVAVLHEKMDVLTRLSNRLPRAE
- a CDS encoding lytic murein transglycosylase, which encodes MKRVFAGAVLALVGGAALAGPVVVETAVRPLARPAGGGLPVAEVSGEGFGAWVEGFKARAAAKGIAPELLERAFDGVEYDPKIITRDRNQNEFTKTIWDYLDTAASDLRVTNGQAALKRERAALEAIEAEYGVPKEIVTAIWGLESAYGTYKGDTDIVEALATLAHDSRRGAFFEQQLMAAFEILQAGDVAPRNMKGSWAGAMGHTQFMPTSYLGHAVDFTGDGKRDIWGDDPQDALASAAAYLADAGWVEGMPWGLEVVLPEGFDYEIAGEHEVRTAAEWNAMGVRDVEGRPVPDHGPASIRLPGGAKGAAFMTFGNFMVLERYNTADAYVIAVGHLGDLIAGGKRIQSGWPREDRALTLAEREELQTRLEAAGFDPGGVDGKIGPLTLAAVRAFQKSIGVVPDGYASLAVLQKLR
- the dapE gene encoding succinyl-diaminopimelate desuccinylase, whose translation is MPMTDPVELTRALVKCPSVTPEEGGALVLLEERLTAAGFACTRVDRGGICNLFARWGRAGNGKAFGFNGHTDVVPVGDAAAWTHPPFGAEEEDGWLYGRGATDMKSGVAAFVAAAIDFVQQTPPDGSVVLAITGDEEADALDGTTALLDWMAENGERMDVCIVGEPTSLEEMGDMMKIGRRGSMNAHYVLRGKQGHSAYPHRAINPVAAMARLCDRLASRTLDVGTEHFDASTLALTTIDVGNTATNVIPAEARATANIRFNDEHTGESLTEWLKAEGDKVAEEFGVGVGLTVKVSGEAFLTPPGALSELVSGAVEAVTGRVPEPSTTGGTSDARFVKSHCPVVEFGLVGHRMHQVDERVRVEQIGELKAVYGRMLADYFAEG